tcatttttcattttcatgtctAACCTCACATGTATCATCATCTTTTCTTTGTACaactttttttcacattttgccCCCACCCCCTTCCCACCCCACCCTTGTCAGCTCACACATAGATTTTAAAATTTTCTCTAGACATCACCTCACAGCATTTATTGATTCCTGCTATTATTCAGTAGTATTAGTCAGAATGAAGTATTTAAAACCATTCAATAACCTGACCGCACCTACTGTAAGCTGACATTGTCTGTTAGGTtatgttgccatggaaaccgaAGCAGGAAAGAAATGGCGGTTGGGTAGATCTGTGGTTTTTGTTCTGATGGTGATAATTGGAGAGGAAGCAGACCTGAAACTGGCCTGAGGTTTCagctaccttttttttttttacatggctgCATGAAAGCCCAATGATGCACAAAAGCACACTACCTGCTCGCTCACACATAAGCACACATCTATTGCTGTCCTTTTTGCAGCACCAGAGTGTGTGTCCCATTGAGAGGGTTGTGACCCAGTTTGACTGTGTAATGCTGCGCTCGTTCTGAGTGGAGGAGACATACAGCACACTGTACTGTCAAGAGAAGAAGAGGCTAGAAGAAAAGCGAAGGAATGAGAGGATGCATAGAAAACACATAGGTTAAaaggagagagagcaaaaaaTGGTAAAAGGAAGAGGTGACTGCAGCTTGTATGGAGGCACATTGCAGTGATATATGTACATGAATGTGAGAATATAATGTGAGAGCTTTGGaactagacagagagagaaagcgagaTGTGTGGAAAGCGAGGCATGTGACCAGACCGTGACCCTGCGCTACAGGGTTTCCCTGGAGGGCTTTGTTAATGTGGCACAGCTACAGCGCAGGCGAGAAGCTCATTGGGCCAGCTTTTCACCacctgctgtgtatgtgtgtgtgtgtgtggtagaggGAGAAACAGTGTGTGGCTGCAAGCGCCGCATATACGTACAGTACGGTAGTTCGCTTTCAAGCAGTGTGTTCCTGTGGTGTGTATGAGTGTGCGCACACGCATGTGTGTCCTGCATGTCAAGGCTGTGTGACTCTCACAGGGCTGCTCATCCTGATCACTGTCACTTCATAAAAGATGCCTAGAGCCATCCATCtggccaagtgtgtgtgtgtgtgtgtgtgtgtgtgtgtgtgcattatttGTTTGCTTTATGTTGCTGCAACTCCTTTTTATTCCCTTGGTAAACAGCTACAAGTTTATGGTGATATTACATTAGTCTTacattaaaaaaggaaaacataaaCTATGAGCATTATTACTTTAATGGATTTTATTTCATCTCTTTCATGTCATTTTCCCTGTCCTTTTCCAGCTGCATCCTCCATCAGCAGTGAGTCATCTCCTGTGTCCTCCCCAGCCACAAACCACAGCTCTCCAGTCAGTACACCCAAAAGGGGCCCTCTTGGTCCAGGACCAGTCTTGGTTCCCCCAACAGGCCACAGTGTGCCAAACACTCCACCTGTAGTCACCATTGCTCCAACAAAGACGAGTAACGGCCTGTGGAGGACCGAGGGACGCCAGGTAAACCCACATTCAAGCACCCACTCACACTGACCTTATATCCACTCCCTTTCCTCAGTTGCTCTTTTAGAAGTCTAAGATTGTGTATGTTGCTTAGTTTCTGTTttcgtctctctgtctcttatcTCACTGTTAAAGCGACATTCAGTTTTCCTCAATGCAcaaatgtgcacacagacaggctCTTGAGGATGAATGGATTTGTAGCTACCCTGCATTGTATAGAGTGGCAGAATGTACTTGACATATGTACATGTGACATAGCTGGCAGGTCTAtgaatgcccccccccctccaacccAATGGCTTCATGCGTTAAACAATACCAGCTGCCATGGGGACATCGAGGTGACAGCCTCAACGGCAGCTAACATCTGTGCTCCTAAAGCCCCTCTCCTACTTGGCCCTGAGACCAGCCCCTTCCAAGCTGCAGCAATGAGCCTCCTAAACCCAACAACATCACCTTTAGGCACAGGGTGTTCACCTAAGCAGTCAGTTGCATCCTTTGCCTTGTCAGCCTGACACCTACTTGGGGgtagaaagaggaagaaagagggagagctGCTTGCTTTGATAAGGAGTGGATTATGGATTATGGTCTTGCTTTAAGCCTTCTTATCTCAGCTCAGGGCTAATGGTTGAGGCCAAGTGCACGGTTATgaacagcacacagcaacatgcGGAAACTCTCTTAGACACTTTGACGGTTCCCCAGAGTCAAACagaaggggtggggggtggggataGTGAAGGGTGAGTAAAGAGGTCAGTCAGCCAGCAATGTGTTGTAGCATTCAGGCCATTGTCCTCACTCCTGGAacctccacccctccatccctccaccctCACCCTCTGTAGCTTTTACGAATTGACCCTTTGGCAGTTCAAGGGTCAGCCAAAGCTGGCAGGGGCTGGAGAGACAAGGGAGCTCTCACAGTGACGTCAccctttttgtcttttctttagCATTGCAGTTTAAAAGccacaatatataaaaataaaaagccaaaATAAACCTCATATCGCAATCTTCCATATATTTGTTTCTAATTCTCTATACATTTTTGTtgcctgcatgtgtttgtgtggtttgaacagtgttttttgtgtgtgtggaagaggtCAAGCTCAAATTAAAAAGGTCTTGTCACTGGGTTCATGGTGCCTCTACATGCAGCCTTGAGGCCACTCAGCCAAAGAATGAGGCAGTTAACGAAGGTGATGTGGACAAAAGGTTGTGATGAGGGGGTAGAGGTTTTggggacagcagcagggacgTGTCAAGAACACGGCATCAACGCATCTCCCCTGTTTCTGTGGTGCTACTTGAGCAAGCACATGGCACAACAACTATGGTCACAAAGTGCACACAATCAAAATGTCCATGTTGTCAGAATGatagaaaagagaaaatgatgaaTAGAGACTGCAGTGTATAAGCATCTAAGAAAAACTTGTTGTTTGCTCCAGGACAAGTGCAAGtgtcctgctctctctgtgttagaGGGCTGTTCTGTCTCTGGCTGAGATATGAGTCTGTCTTCGGGGGGGTTGATAGGCAAGGCAATGAAGGAGGGAGGGCTTGGTGCGTTGGCATTTTGCTTTAATGACTGCAGGAGTCTGCTCCCGCTGCTGCCTGTAATTGCTTTATAATTGGCAATTTGGATTCATGGCTCCATCTGAGAGGCGTAAACGAGCACTCTACAATGTGCGGGGTCTCCCACCCTCACTGAGGGTTACAGGGGCCTGGCTCACACAGAGGAAGATGGCTGTTAATGGATGTGTCTTTGAGCTTGAATGCTTGTATTTGTGCTCTGTAGTGTGTGCGAATGACAGTCTGCTGGTGAATAGTGTGTCTTTGAGAATAGAAGGCCATGTTTTTTGGCAACTGAAAGGTCAAAGTGGGATGGCTGGTTGAATGTGTAGGTGCCTGAGTGGCTCAGGTGGCTCTCTAATGGGAATGGaaggtcttttttttcaaagttcAGACCTGTTCCACTCACACCTTTGCATGAGTTTCTGAAAGTGTGCATGCATACAGTCATGCAGCgctacacaaatgcacacatattGACTATGTTCAAGCAGATGTCAGCACTTAATTTCATGTTCATTTCACATGTAGAAGAGACTTATTCTTTCAAAACAGTATCAACCATAAAACACATGACCAAGGAATCATGATAAAGTGATATTTGTGGGAAAAGAACAGATATCATTTAGTGGTAATCATTGGATTAACACCAGTTGCTATTTAACCCTGCCCCTGAGACAAATTGCACCTTCCAGCTTGATGCCAACTATTGCCTAAAAAAATTGCAGATAGGCAGTGATTTACTTCTATTATTAATTTGCTCTCCTCCCTACATATGCTGGGACACACACCCAAACAAAGCTGACACTTGGGGGCAGTGTGCTTAACACTCATGTGTAAATAACTACCCAGACATGTAGCACTAGCACTATTCAAACAATGACAGCTTAGCTAAACGCCAGTCACTCGGTCAGCAAAGTTGTCATCATGGTGACACACAACTGATAAAGTGACAGTGTGACTGAAAGGAGTAGAGCACTTATGAGTAACAAAATGTGGTTTTAGAAAAGAAAGTGAATGAATTAATAAAGAAAAAGGCAAAACCTCTAAACCACTGTTTGATTTTTAATTGGAGGTATATGAAAGCACTGGGGAACATTCACCCTTTCCTTGTGGCCATAAAAGGGTTGTGATGGGGGCCCACAATAGAGATGGCTAGCTTTGAAAGCTAAAGTACTGTTTAGTGaagcacaaaaacaatacaaaagtAACAAACTGTAACATCCAATTactacaaagtgtgtgtgagaggagttGGTCCGAGATACAAAGGGTGCTAAGGGGAGTCTAAACATTAGAGGCATTTAAGATTGGCTGTTAGCGCATCAGTGTCAGCCAGGGTCAGTGGAACAGGACGTCGAGGTAATGGCTCACTAAATGGGATTTGTATTATCAGAGGCagtagtgagagagagagaggccagctCTGCTGTAAGGTCTCCCTCTAATCCCAGGGAGCACAAAGGTTAATTCAGTGGGGCAAGAACTGCCTTCTCCTCTTGCGCACCTTTTTTTATTGCTTCATCTCTCACAATCCTTTCTTCATGCTTCTATTCTTTTTACGTGTTCCTTATTCAACTTCAAGAGATAAGTGTTTCACCAATTCTGTGAAAACCTTCCTCAACTGTATATCCCTCGATAAACAATTTCCTTGTACAACATACCGGCGTTGTAGGTTTTTCACTGCTGCAATTGCATTTGTTGGCAGAGGGAAACCAAAGCTTCAAAAATGCACTCCCACTCCCTCAGCAGGATGTCTTTGTAGCGCTGAAACGGTGTATGCGCctgctgagtgtctgtgtgtgtttgttgtgggaTTGGATAAGTGAGACCAGGCTTGCTGCCAACGAGAGGGAGGGAAGGTGAAGGAGAaggaagaaacagaaacagaggcagaggcatGTTGCTTTTTGGACTTTGTTGTCCTCCCTGTAGAAGTGCATAAGATATGTGTGCACACTCACAGGCACACGTTTTGCTAAGATCAAAGTCGTCATCTCCCTAGGAGCACTGCTGTTGTCTGCCATTACCACATTCTCATCGATCATAAGGATGACATCTCTTGTTTACAATTAGAAAGTGAGTCTGTTATTTTATGACTCTGCCTGCCTCCtccatttcaacattttttttttctctaagaagtgttgagtctgttactgtgaggtagtgtgtgtgtgagaaaatgtATAGAAGTGCCTGAGGTAGGAAAAGAGGGTGAGGGAGGctgtcacaacacaaacaggccTATTCTTTGCCCTGTCTTTCCCCCTCAGGATGGGCTTCATGAGCAGTGACAAGCGTGACGGTCACAGGTCCTCACTAACAATGACTAAGACTCTTTTGCTGTATCTCTCTGCAGGCTGACTCGGGGCCTCGCGGGGCCAGCAGGGAACGTCTGGCTGCAGAGGGGTCTCTCTCCCAGGAAAAGGGTGGCCCCTCTGTCCCTGCTCACCTCTTGGGAAATCCCTATGCCTTTGGTCTCACCCCTGGTGCTGTCATGCAGGATTCACGTTTTCAGCCTCTAAAGTGAGTCAACCACTGCTACACTGCACTGTTTCATCAGATCTGCAAAGTCCACATAAAAGAAGTTTCTGCTTGTATTGATTTAAGTGTACAATTGATTATTTATGGGTAGATTAATCTCGctggaataagcagcagcaacacacatttGTCTTGTTGACACTGGTGTTGAGAAACAATTTTAATCTATATAGTTTCTTGGTGAAAACTAATGAGTTTCCAcaacagtgaacacaaacaaatcaaactaACCATATCTGTCCTCCGTTGTGCCTCATCTCCTTCTATTACCTGCAGCCTGCCCAGACAGTTGCCTAATGCAGTACCCCCTGGTCCTGTGCCAGAGGAGTATCTCAGAGGTTTTCGGCCTTATGCCACAACTGAGGATGCCCTCCGTATGCCCTCTTTGCCCTTGGGCCTGGACCCtgctacagcagctgctgcagctgcatacTACCACCCCAGCTACCTGCCCCACCCGTCCTTCACGCCATACAGGTACATCTTTTcagtcatttgttttgttgatgTGGCACCCTTTTCCTCTGAGTACAAATTGTGCAAAACCAGCGCATAAAACTGAATGAAGAATATGTGCTGTTTAGACTCAGCAGTAAATGGCTAAGTTTATAACTGACCTTGAATGTAAGTTCCCAGTGGTAGAGCTTTATtgaagatttgttttttgtttttgtttaagctAGGGGAGAGATGAAGTGAGATGTGACTAAGACAGATGGTGGTACAGAAAACAGACAGGttaataaaatatacaaaaaatgtGCATTGGGTAATTTGCAATGTTTAAAAAAGCTTTTAATGCACTGTATGTATGTTCAATGTCACATGCTGAAAAGTAACAACATATCAGAAAAAAGCCTGAATCAGGTTAcccaaacagaaacagaacatgcTTCTTTAATGACCAATATCAAATCAACTGTCAACTGTACTGTTGGATGTGAATATACTAAGTATTGTATAACATAAGTGTTCATTTGACAGGCCGCTTCCAAAAAGCTTCTCTCTGAAAATATCCAGGTCAGCTGTGTCAAAATGCTTTTAACACAGTGATTAAAAATTgatgtacattaatgtttattGCCAGTGGCTGCAGAACGGTAGGCTGTCATACAAGGACATCCTTCAGAGGTGCTATAATGATGACACTTTTGTTAGTGCAAATTTCAGTGCACTTAGTTATAACACAAGACAGAAAACCACTTATTTGACAGTTTTTGTGGCTTGAAACATGAACAGTGAGTTTGTAAAGCTCTATATGTTTTAAAGCTGTCTAAGCCACCCCAGTTAAGAGATGACtcattttttcttgttttcataTCCAAGCAAGGTTatagatgtaaataaaatggGGGAAAGAGAACAACAGCtggttggtttgtttttatctttaaagTTTGTTCATGTGTGCTTGTAAGAAATCAGTAGAAAAGAATCTGAGGTGTTTATATTTACCTTTGGGAATACCCTGCTGTCAAAGTGTTCTTTACCAGCGTAACAGCACAGTAGCCCTGTTGAAAATAAGATTTAAAAGGTATACAATGTGTGATCACGTGGactctgtggatgtgtgtgtgttgagaagGGCCCTGCTTGCTGTGAGCTATCACACAGCCGTGGCCCTGGTCTGTCAACCAAGCAAGATCACAGGACTGCAGCAGCcatcacacactgcactgtaatGGATTTAATGAGGGGTTGAGCAGTAGATGTCACACAcgtacatgcagacacacacacacagaaagatacAGTTGTGCATCAACATATAGCACAGTCTCTTGCTGGCTGCTGTGTGGTGATTGAGGGTAGTTGACAGACTCTGCTGCCTCATTGAAAGATGGAGGACCCTGTGATGTCGTCGCTTTAGGGGATGGAGGCACGCAGGTTAATGAAAGTGAACGCTGCGATATCACAAGGGAGACTGactcctttttctctttctctttttttattgtaatcCTTATGTTCCAGGATGGATGACCCGTTCTGCCTCTCTGCTTTGAGGTCACCTTTCTATCCACTGCCAACAGGGGGAGCATTACCCCCCATCCATCCCTCTGCTGTTCACATGCACCTACCAGGAGTCCGCTATCCTGGGGACTTCACACACCCttccctgtcagcactgcagtcTGAGAGGTAAAATCCTTTGCATTTCTGTGCATATAAGTAGAGCACAGCAGTGTGCCATGATTTTGTGTTGTCCTTTCTGATTTCACTGACTTCTCTTTtccactttgtgtttttttaaggctTCAGCTGGAGGATGAACTGCGGCAGCGAGAAAGGGAGCGTGAACGGGAACGTGAGcgtgagaaagagagggagcgtgaggcagagagagaaaaggagcgggagagagaacgagagagggagcgagaacGGGAAAAGGAgctagagagggagagggagcgcGAGCGTGAACGGGAGCGTGAGAGAGAGCGCgagaaggagagggaaagagagaaggaacTGGAGAGGCAGAAGGAGAGGGCGCTCAGGGAGAAGGAGCTGCAGGCATCAAAGGCCATGGAGAACCACTACCTGGCTGAGCTCCATGCcatgagaggacaggaggaacGAACCAAGCCTGAAAGACTAACCCCTAGTCGGGCTGGTATGTGTCCATGCCTTAAAACTCTATCAGCTACAATCCTATTTTTTATAAACACTTGTCTGCAAAAAACACCTCTACTAAAACTGAACTAAAGCTGTCTCAGCTGTATCAGCAACAACCGATGATAATATGTAACCTtaacatttctttcattttaaatacCCTGACCTTTACCTCTGCAGATAAAACCAAAGAGCCCGCTCTTCCAGCTCCCAAACCTGTCCCACCAGGAATTCACCCTTCAGTGGTCCAATCACATCATGCTGTCCCTGGTCTGATCTCAGGCCATGGACTCTACATGGGGCCCGGCGCTGTAGGGACGGGGCTCCCAGCCTCATTGATCACTCAGAGGGCCAATGAAGAAGAGAGGTGGTTAGCGCGGCAGCGTAAGCTGCGGCAGGAGAAAGAGGATCGTCAGTACCAGGTGTCTGAATTCCGCCAGCAGGTTCTGGAGCAGCACCTGGACATTGGCCGGCCGGCTGACACTCCAGATCACAGGACAGACTCACACAGGTAAGATGTCACCCTGACAGCTAAAGTTGGCAGTGCAGCCAAGTTgtgcaaaaacacatttatatatttatccaAATGGCATTGCAGTACTTATTTGTCTTGGTGATTGTGTTGGTTTGCCTATGTTGTGTGGTGGAGACAAGCAGTTCTATGAACTgggtttctctctctgtgcctgtgTTTTGATGCCTGGAAGGCTTTAGAAGTTTGTTTTCAGACAGGACAGGAAAAGGATTTTAAAAAAGATAAACCCTGTCAAAAGCAGCACATCGACTCTATGTTCGTCCATGTTACCTCCCAGCCTGACGTATAGGAAAACAGAAAGCTGTGTTAAGGTTGATGTTGGATGTGGGATCGTAATGACTGTTGTTCCATCACTAGGAATGGCAAAGTGGGACTGTTAGGATACGCAAAGgctatttttttaagtaatccTCTCAACCTTGCACCGCATAAGCCCCCTACCTACTTCCTTTGttaatgtgctgctgtttgtgttgtgtgagtcAGGAGTGAGGTTGTGGTTAATGCTGGTAGAGCAggacacacgcacgcacacatctGCTATCAGTAACTCTACAGTATAATCACAGAATCACAGCTCACAGGCTGCAGATTGCAGATAAGACACACATTGActcacgcatacacacacagaaaagaaaacacaaacaggaggcATAGATAATTTGACTGGTCATGCAGCGGGCGCTCCTGCCAGGTTTGATTTGAAAAGACGCTTTGACAGTGTCCATAACCCATCTGCCTTCTTTTGTTCCTCTTTTCGACACCATTTTCCTCCTCAAGTTTCTCCTTACAGATTTGTTCTCAGTGTACACAcgtttttcttcacattttttttcatcattaagTGTGATTCCCCTCCTCACAATCCATCAGTCTGCTTCCCCTGCCCATGtcagtctttttcttctttggcAGCCTGTCAGTTATAAAATTTCTTCTGGTTTCTGCCTCAATATACTGTTCtcattctgtgtgtctgtgtgtgtgtgcgtgcacattCATGCCTTACATTGCCTTAGTACATTGGCCTAACAGATCAAAAACAGGCCTGTGTATCtggaggacagtgtgtgtcttgGCCATATCCTCACTCTGCTCTGGGCTACTCTGTCTGGGCTTGATAACACTGCTTTGCACAGACACGCAAATCCACAGGCATACTGACATGGGTGGAAGGAAGGAGGCAAGGCATATGAACACTGTTGTGTGTCGCTGTATAATGTATTTGACTGGGAAATACTGTTTTGTTGATTTTACTGTATGCCTAACACAATTCCTGTCTCATTGTATCTCTACAGATCTATACCAAATCACCATGAACCAGGCAGCCGGGAACTCCACCCTCACTTAGGTGCCCCTCCTCCCCTCATTTCTCCCAAACCTCCACAGCCACCACGTGAacaccaccctccccctcccactACCCTGTGGAACCCTGCATCTCTTATAGAAACACCCTCAGAGTCCAGACGCAACCATGAGCCCTCAGGGATGGGACACTATGAGCTCAGTCGGCTGCCCCCAGGGCCTTCGAAATATGAGGATGGAGCCCGAAGGAGAGATGTGGGAGCAATGGAGAAATATCCCCCTCTAAGAGGTCCACCAGGCCTACCTGAGCCCAGCACATTCCTTGCTGATCTAGAGAAATCCACACAGTCCTTTTTGAGCCAGCAGAGAGCATCATTGTCTCTGTCTAGCCAGTATGAACTAGAGGGAAGCATAAAAAGCAGCGCTGGGCTAAAAAGCCTCCAGGGACACCCAGGGCACAGTAGACATGGACAAGGGCTAGGATTAGTCACTGGGACAGCAGTGGGACAAGTAACCACACTGGGGATGGGTCCAGACACAATGTTGATCTATGATGAGTTCCTTCAGCAGCACCGGAGGCCCGTCAGTAAGCTGGAcctggaagagaagaggagaagggaaGCCAGGGAGAAAGGTACTTACCCTTATGACACCTGTTAGCCTGCGCTATTGCATGCTCAGAAAATTATAAACTATCATTTCAATGTAACACTCTTATTAGGGGATAACAAAATTGGGAAGTCGGGAATGACCTTTGTGTTTACTGTAGGTTACTACTATGAGCTTGATGACTCATATGATGAGAGTGacgaggaggaggtgagagctCATCTCAGGAGAGTAGCAGAGCAGCCTCCACTCAAGCTGGATGACTCCTCAGAGgtaaaaacactgcaaaacatATGTTTGCTGAGCTACACGATGGaaatattaatgttaatatgTTAATATAATGAGTCCTCGTGGTAAAACTACATGAAGATGATTTACTTTTCTCTGTACAGAAATTAGACTTTCTGGGAGTATTTGGCCTGACCACAGTGAGTCGGCGGGATGAGGTGGTGCAgcagaagagaaggaagaggaggcggatGCTCAGGGAGCGCAGCCCCTCGCCACCTGCCTTGCAATCTAAACGCACTCCTACTCCATCTCAACTGAGCACGCGCTTCACCCCAGAGGAGATGGAAAGGGCACCAGAGCTGGAAGATAAGAAGCGGTTCCTCACCATGTTCAGTCTTTCCCATGTGActgtgcagcagaggagaggtaAGGGGATTCTAGTTAATATACTACATATAATCAATCTCTCTGCTATTCTTTATAAACCAtggtttaaatcattttttatatcAAGAAAGCTATTGAGTGATGGCGTATATATTTTACTATGTGACACAACAACAGGGTTAGAAATGAGTATAACATAGACCTGACCCTGTGCTCCTAAAATGCCATACACATTTTTTCATCTGTTACTAATATTTTTCCTCTTTGATGTCTTATTTCAGCAGAGTAAAGAAGCACACTGATGGGATGCTCATTTATCCCTTTAAAGTAGTGCTTCTCAAACAGCTCTACAGCTTTTCTTCAGCTGAGCTCTGCCTGTTTTACTGGCTATAATACATATGCTGACTCAAGCCTCAAAGGAAATTAAAAAGGGATGAAAAAATGACTGTGTCAACTTCTTAGCTCTAAATTATATGCAGCCTGAATTAAACAATGTAAGCACTATGGACAATGTAATGCTTTACATTGCCCTAGTTAGAAAGGTGCAGTAGAAGTTCTATTTACGTTCGCGcactcatgtttgtgtgtgtctttgtagaCACTTGTTGACATAATGCATTTC
This portion of the Parambassis ranga chromosome 3, fParRan2.1, whole genome shotgun sequence genome encodes:
- the LOC114433307 gene encoding genetic suppressor element 1-like codes for the protein MGDPGGSTPLCSMSHEPKSPSLGMISTATRTTATVSPLTPSPLNGSIVANGSPATQSAHSGFAAALRKLAKQAEEPRAASSISSESSPVSSPATNHSSPVSTPKRGPLGPGPVLVPPTGHSVPNTPPVVTIAPTKTSNGLWRTEGRQADSGPRGASRERLAAEGSLSQEKGGPSVPAHLLGNPYAFGLTPGAVMQDSRFQPLNLPRQLPNAVPPGPVPEEYLRGFRPYATTEDALRMPSLPLGLDPATAAAAAAYYHPSYLPHPSFTPYRMDDPFCLSALRSPFYPLPTGGALPPIHPSAVHMHLPGVRYPGDFTHPSLSALQSERLQLEDELRQREREREREREREKEREREAEREKEREREREREREREKELEREREREREREREREREKEREREKELERQKERALREKELQASKAMENHYLAELHAMRGQEERTKPERLTPSRADKTKEPALPAPKPVPPGIHPSVVQSHHAVPGLISGHGLYMGPGAVGTGLPASLITQRANEEERWLARQRKLRQEKEDRQYQVSEFRQQVLEQHLDIGRPADTPDHRTDSHRSIPNHHEPGSRELHPHLGAPPPLISPKPPQPPREHHPPPPTTLWNPASLIETPSESRRNHEPSGMGHYELSRLPPGPSKYEDGARRRDVGAMEKYPPLRGPPGLPEPSTFLADLEKSTQSFLSQQRASLSLSSQYELEGSIKSSAGLKSLQGHPGHSRHGQGLGLVTGTAVGQVTTLGMGPDTMLIYDEFLQQHRRPVSKLDLEEKRRREAREKGYYYELDDSYDESDEEEVRAHLRRVAEQPPLKLDDSSEKLDFLGVFGLTTVSRRDEVVQQKRRKRRRMLRERSPSPPALQSKRTPTPSQLSTRFTPEEMERAPELEDKKRFLTMFSLSHVTVQQRRDNERVVELLQAIKEKSVTLDTIRHAPHPLCKSPPAQISDPAFAQPSSEEDHHNVRPHSPSSHCPASPNGHPKPLGDTLRPKAPPSPAVYPDKARGPSEGPISKRSSSLLNSLRPPLPLSAKEGLHSVNGRTKPWDSFTPEEFAQQFHESVLQSTQKALQKHKGATGVSESSNLQESSVHYNIPELQNAPGRPAQPHSQSHSNAQPFPHPLSHSHPQSNGQHFSVPLHREASGMREDLSGPEDSEEEEDEEEEEAPVSKWQGIESIFEAYQEYIEEQSLERQVLQTQCRRLEAQNYNLSLTAEQLSHTMGDLMSQRQKLAVEREKLQAELEHFRKCLTLPQTHWPRGGHYKGYPPR